A window of Gadus chalcogrammus isolate NIFS_2021 chromosome 16, NIFS_Gcha_1.0, whole genome shotgun sequence contains these coding sequences:
- the LOC130405540 gene encoding E3 SUMO-protein ligase ZBED1, with protein MRPYSVVENKGFKNMIKVLEPRCEIPSRYHFTTKIVPELYEEQKKIIVDELSKASSVALTTDGWTSRATESYMTVTAHYITAEWEIKSPVLQTRPLYESHTGTNLAQVLTGTVAEWKVERPKNNIPVTTDNAKNQVSAVKEAGLGPQIGCFAHVINLASQRGCPSHKMDRLFGRIRKVVSFFHRSTTAAHVLKTKQEMLQLPTHKLMQDVPTRWNSTYVMLERYLEQQAAIFSALTDKALKINIRDIVTLSDDDVNVAEEVLQVLKPLKMVTTLLSTESAPSVSVVLHLKTKIIQSMSPSEGDSTISRDVKAAIKADLNRRYTDHPDLQNYLHRSTALDPRFKSLSHLDPALRQRTYNDLTTEIVGKLGTEEHEELKTV; from the coding sequence ATGAGGCCATACTCCGTTGTGGAGAATAAAGGCTTTAAAAACATGATTAAGGTGCTTGAGCCACGGTGCGAAATACCCTCGCGCTACCACTTTACAACCAAGATCGTTCCCGAACTTTATGAGGAACAAAAAAAGATTATTGTAGATGAATTATCCAAGGCATCCTCCGTTGCCCTCACTACAGACGGGTGGACCTCTAGAGCCACTGAAAGTTACATGACGGTGACTGCGCACTACATAACAGCGGAGTGGGAGATAAAGAGCCCAGTGCTGCAGACACGCCCACTCTACGAGAGCCACACCGGCACAAATCTGGCGCAGGTACTGACAGGAACAGTAGCAGAGTGGAAGGTAGAGAGGCCAAAAAACAACATCCCAGTCACCACAGATAATGCCaaaaaccaagtaagtgcagtGAAGGAAGCTGGTCTGGGGCCACAGATAGGGTGCTTTGCCCACGTGATTAATTTAGCATCCCAAAGGGGATGTCCATCACACAAGATGGACAGACTGTTTGGGAGGATCAGAAAGGTGGTTTCATTTTTCCACCGCAGCACAACAGCAGCTCATGTGCTTAAAACAAAGCAGGAAATGCTACAGCTACCTACTCACAAGCTGATGCAGGATGTCCCAACAAGGTGGAACTCCACGTATGTCATGTTGGAGCGCTATCTTGAGCAGCAGGCAGCTATATTCTCTGCACTGACTGACAAGGCCCTGAAAATAAATATCAGAGACATTGTCACCTTGTCTGACGATGATGTGAACGTGGCAGAGGAGGTCCTCCAGGTGCTCAAACCACTCAAAATGGTTACAACCCTATTAAGCACTGAATCTGCTCCATCTGTCTCCGTGGTCCTACACCTAAAAACAAAGATTATACAATCCATGTCCCCAAGTGAGGGAGACAGCACCATCAGCCGAGATGTCAAAGCTGCTATTAAAGCAGACCTGAACCGCAGATACACTGATCACCCCGATCTACAGAACTATCTTCATAGATCGACTGCACTGGACCCAAGATTCAAGTCCCTGTCTCACCTAGATCCTGCCCTGCGCCAGAGAACATACAACGATCTCACCACTGAGATTGTGGGCAAGTTGGGCACTGAAGAACATGAAGAGCTAAAAACAGTTTAA